A single genomic interval of Gossypium raimondii isolate GPD5lz chromosome 11, ASM2569854v1, whole genome shotgun sequence harbors:
- the LOC105804381 gene encoding probable arabinosyltransferase ARAD1 yields MAEKQSSSAARKSFFALFLTTIVLFVLSWLFVLRLTGRPRPLDRKVLTTQKLPTFFHHVKSQSSNGLSRAILVNNGGREEEPPKREQGFQDKDGAMNCNGNVKEPLKIFMYDLDPEFHFGLLDWKPQGDRIWPDIRTEIPPYPEGLNLQHSIEYWLTLDLLASEISDNPNNRVAMRVQNSSEADLIFVPFFSSLSYNRFSKQNPHQKKSVNKVLQAKLVKFLTAQKEWKMSGGRDHIVMAHHPNSMLDARMQLWPSIFILADFGRYPLNIANVDKDVIAPYKHMVESYANDTSDFDSRQTLLFFQGSIYRKDGGFARQELFYLLKDEKDVHFAFGSLKNNGVIKAGQGMRLSKFCLNIAGDTPSSNRLFDAIASHCVPVIISDDIELPYEDILDYSEFCVFVRTSDAVKENFLINLIRSIRKEEWTQMWEKLKEVETLFEYQYPAKDGDAVQMIWQSLARKVPGVKMKINKSRRYSDAVVPGKDGGLRSIPAPKNFW; encoded by the exons ATGGCCGAGAAACAGAGCTCTTCTGCCGCAAGAAAATCTTTCTTTGCCTTGTTTTTGACCACCATAGTGTTGTTCGTATTATCCTGGTTGTTTGTGTTGCGTTTAACGGGGCGCCCTCGACCTTTGGATCGTAAAGTGTTGACAACTCAAAAGCTTCCCACTTTTTTCCACCATGTCAAATCCCAATCATCAAATGGATTAAGTCGAGCGATTCTTGTAAACAATGGAGGGAGAGAGGAAGAACCTCCAAAGAGAGAACAAGGGTTCCAAGATAAAGATGGGGCAATGAATTGCAATGGCAATGTTAAAGAACCACTTAAGATTTTCATGTATGATTTAGACCCAGAGTTTCATTTTGGACTGTTGGATTGGAAGCCCCAAGGTGATCGTATTTGGCCTGATATTAGAACTGAAATCCCCCCTTATCCTGAGGGATTGAATTTGCAACACAGTATAGAATATTGGCTCACACTGGACCTCTTAGCTTCTGAAATTTCCGACAATCCAAACAACAGAGTTGCAATGAGAGTGCAAAATTCCAGTGAAGCTGATCTTATATTTGTACCCTTTTTTTCATCATTGAGTTATAATcgattttcaaagcaaaatccCCATCAGAAGAAGAGCGTGAACAAAGTGTTGCAGGCCAAGTTGGTGAAGTTTTTGACGGCTCAAAAGGAATGGAAGATGTCAGGTGGAAGAGACCATATTGTTATGGCTCACCATCCAAATAGTATGCTTGATGCTAGGATGCAACTTTGGccttcaattttcatacttgcTGATTTCGGTAGGTATCCATTAAATATTGCAAATGTAGACAAAGATGTGATTGCTCCTTACAAACATATGGTTGAAAGCTATGCCAATGATACTTCCGATTTCGATAGCCGCCAAACTTTGTTGTTCTTCCAAGGTTCCATTTACAGGAAAGAT GGTGGATTTGCTCGACAAGAATTGTTTTATCTTCTAAAAGATGAAAAGGACGTACATTTCGCTTTTGGAAGTCTCAAAAACAACGGTGTCATCAAAGCTGGCCAAGGCATGCGCTTATCCAAGTTTTGCCTAAACATAGCAGGGGATACACCATCATCGAACCGCCTTTTCGATGCTATTGCCAGCCATTGTGTACCCGTGATTATCAGCGATGACATCGAACTCCCCTACGAAGACATACTCGACTACTCGGAATTCTGTGTATTCGTTCGTACTTCAGATGCTGTCAAAGAAAATTTCCTTATAAACCTCATTAGGAGCATAAGAAAGGAAGAATGGACACAAATGTGGGAGAAGTTGAAAGAAGTGGAGACATTGTTTGAGTATCAATATCCAGCAAAAGATGGGGATGCAGTTCAGATGATATGGCAGTCATTAGCACGTAAGGTCCCTGGTGTTAAGATGAAGATAAACAAATCAAGGAGATACTCTGATGCTGTGGTTCCTGGTAAAGATGGAGGGTTGAGAAGTATACCAGCACCAAAGAATTTCTGGTGA